Proteins encoded within one genomic window of Acidobacteriota bacterium:
- a CDS encoding DUF1592 domain-containing protein has protein sequence MHGYFGADLAAISRVRRPVLAIFRRLSVSAAVVALAVLFVAPPAAHAAGQPPEVPAEASATHAAGSAEYRAVLDRYCTTCHNDRLRTAGLTLESLDMVHVGEGAEVWEKVIRKLRAREMPPPRRPRPDDATYGGFVEWIEAGLDRDAAADLNPGTETVHRLNRTEYTNAIRDLLALEIDGRELLPADDLSYGFDNIADVLSLSPALLERYMLAAGKIAETAVGDPSIRSTTAVYTTSPVLMQHARMSEMHPFGSRGGFATRHYFPVDGEYEIRVTLERTHGDAIKGLQRRNTLEVRLDRARVARFEIGADGQREAWNAVFNLTPYERNADSDLRFRMPVQAGMREVALSFLRRSALPEGVLEPVSAAETYHYAGDRDAPMAVWIVEIEGPFNGATAAVDAATPSRERIFTCAPDNASAEPACAEEILATLARRAFRRPVTDDDVAALMAFYDVGHAKGGFESGVEFALRAILVDPEFLFRIEQDPAAAAPGEPYRISDLELASRLSFFLWSSIPDDELLDAAARGVLRDEGVLGAQVRRMLADPKADALVDNFAGQWLFLRNMRSVKPDPVAFPEFDGNLREAFTRETELWFESQIKEDRSVIEVLTSDYTFANERLAKHYGIPDVEGNHFRRVTLPDERRRGILGQGSVLTATSYANRTSPVKRGVWVLENLLGAPPPPPPADVPGLEDSDSVADPSDPESRPRSVRERMERHRTDPVCASCHVRMDPLGFALEGFDAIGGYRELPLEQTSGTLPSGRELNGPASVREMLLANREEFVGTVTEKLLTYGLGRGVEYYDLPWIRRIVRQAEADDYRWSSLILGIVESTPFQMRKAREQ, from the coding sequence ATGCACGGATACTTTGGGGCTGATCTCGCCGCCATATCGAGAGTGAGGCGTCCAGTGCTCGCGATTTTCCGACGTTTGTCCGTATCGGCGGCGGTCGTCGCGCTGGCCGTTCTGTTCGTTGCGCCACCCGCGGCGCATGCCGCCGGTCAGCCGCCCGAGGTTCCCGCGGAAGCGTCCGCGACGCACGCCGCCGGAAGCGCCGAGTACCGAGCCGTCCTGGATCGGTACTGCACCACCTGCCACAACGATCGCCTGCGGACGGCCGGGCTGACGCTCGAGTCGCTCGACATGGTCCACGTGGGCGAGGGCGCGGAAGTCTGGGAGAAAGTGATCCGCAAGCTGCGGGCGCGGGAGATGCCGCCGCCGCGTCGGCCGCGTCCGGACGACGCGACGTACGGCGGGTTCGTCGAATGGATCGAGGCGGGGCTCGACCGTGACGCCGCTGCCGACCTGAACCCGGGCACCGAGACCGTGCACCGATTGAACCGGACGGAGTACACCAATGCCATCCGCGATCTGCTGGCCCTGGAGATCGATGGCCGCGAGCTGCTGCCGGCCGACGATCTGAGCTACGGCTTCGACAACATCGCCGACGTCCTGTCGCTGTCGCCGGCCCTGCTCGAACGCTACATGCTTGCGGCCGGCAAGATCGCCGAGACGGCTGTAGGCGACCCGTCCATCCGGTCGACCACCGCGGTCTACACCACGTCGCCGGTGCTGATGCAGCACGCGCGGATGAGCGAGATGCACCCGTTCGGCAGCCGCGGCGGGTTTGCGACCCGGCACTACTTTCCGGTCGACGGAGAGTACGAGATCAGGGTCACGCTGGAGCGGACGCACGGCGACGCCATCAAGGGGCTGCAGCGCCGCAACACGTTGGAGGTGCGGCTCGACCGCGCCCGCGTCGCCCGCTTCGAGATCGGCGCCGACGGGCAGCGCGAGGCCTGGAACGCGGTCTTCAACCTGACCCCCTACGAGCGCAACGCCGACTCCGACCTGCGGTTCCGGATGCCGGTGCAGGCGGGGATGCGCGAGGTGGCGCTGTCGTTCCTGCGTCGGAGCGCACTGCCGGAGGGGGTCCTCGAGCCGGTGAGCGCGGCCGAGACCTACCACTATGCGGGGGACCGCGACGCGCCGATGGCAGTCTGGATCGTCGAGATCGAGGGGCCGTTCAACGGCGCCACGGCGGCGGTTGACGCAGCCACGCCGAGCCGCGAGCGCATCTTCACCTGCGCGCCGGACAACGCGTCGGCAGAGCCGGCCTGCGCGGAGGAGATTCTGGCCACGCTGGCCCGTCGCGCGTTCCGGCGGCCGGTCACGGACGACGACGTCGCCGCCCTGATGGCGTTCTACGACGTGGGACACGCGAAGGGCGGCTTCGAGTCGGGCGTCGAGTTCGCGTTGCGGGCCATCCTGGTCGACCCGGAGTTCCTGTTCCGCATCGAGCAGGATCCGGCGGCGGCCGCGCCCGGCGAGCCGTACCGCATCTCGGACCTGGAGCTGGCCTCCCGCCTGTCGTTCTTCCTCTGGAGCAGCATTCCGGACGACGAGCTGCTGGACGCGGCGGCGCGCGGGGTGCTCCGGGACGAGGGCGTGCTGGGAGCGCAGGTGCGGCGCATGCTGGCCGATCCGAAGGCCGACGCCCTGGTCGACAATTTCGCCGGCCAGTGGCTGTTCCTGCGGAACATGCGGTCGGTCAAGCCGGACCCGGTCGCGTTCCCCGAGTTCGACGGCAACCTGCGCGAGGCGTTCACGCGCGAGACCGAGCTGTGGTTCGAGAGCCAGATCAAGGAAGACCGCAGCGTCATCGAGGTGCTGACCTCCGATTACACCTTCGCCAACGAGCGCCTGGCGAAGCACTACGGCATCCCCGACGTCGAGGGGAACCACTTCCGGCGGGTCACGCTGCCGGACGAGCGGCGCCGCGGCATCCTGGGCCAGGGCAGCGTGCTGACCGCGACCTCCTACGCCAACCGGACGTCGCCGGTGAAACGGGGGGTCTGGGTGCTGGAGAACCTGCTCGGCGCGCCGCCGCCTCCCCCGCCGGCGGACGTGCCGGGGTTGGAAGATTCGGATTCGGTGGCCGATCCGTCGGATCCGGAGAGCCGCCCCCGGTCGGTCCGCGAGCGGATGGAGCGGCACCGGACCGATCCGGTCTGCGCGAGCTGCCACGTTCGGATGGACCCGCTCGGCTTCGCGCTCGAGGGGTTCGACGCCATCGGCGGCTATCGGGAGTTGCCGTTGGAGCAGACCTCGGGCACGCTGCCCAGCGGGCGGGAGCTGAACGGGCCGGCGAGCGTGCGCGAGATGCTGCTCGCCAACCGCGAGGAGTTCGTCGGCACCGTCAC
- a CDS encoding cytochrome c, with amino-acid sequence MKTHRLVLAAVASILAGGALPATAQTAGSNDVTFARDIAPILQRSCQACHRSGSMAPMSLVTYQEVRPWARAIREKVAERSMPPWHIDKTVGIRDFANDISLSDAEIAAVVRWVDAGAPLGNPDDLPPPIEWPADDIWRLAAEYEELGEPDLVVRSTPWTQPAEGQDQWYQPVVETGLTEDRWVKALEVRPSLEGRPIVHHAVTYLMQEESPEDFEAAVDVPGTGSYFTEFAVGKIGDVFRDNTGKLLKAGSRIRYDLHYHSVGEEITDSTELGIWLYPKGYVPKYRVYAQAMGVRQAMQTLDIPPGQVTEHEAFVPLRFPARLENFQPHMHIRGKSMAMEAIYPNGRTEMLNYVDKFDFNWHVNYVYADHSAPILPAGTVIKITAWHDNSTGNRANPDPTQWVGWGQRSYDDMYHAHVNVVYLTDEDYEQIVAERTAATDND; translated from the coding sequence ATGAAGACGCACAGGCTCGTGCTCGCGGCGGTTGCCTCGATTCTGGCCGGCGGCGCCCTGCCGGCGACGGCGCAGACGGCCGGCTCGAACGACGTCACGTTCGCAAGGGACATCGCACCGATTCTGCAGCGAAGCTGCCAGGCGTGCCACCGCAGCGGCAGCATGGCGCCGATGTCGCTGGTCACCTACCAGGAGGTGCGGCCCTGGGCCCGCGCCATCCGCGAGAAGGTGGCCGAGCGCAGCATGCCGCCGTGGCACATCGACAAGACGGTCGGCATCCGCGACTTCGCCAACGACATCTCGCTGAGCGACGCGGAGATCGCCGCGGTCGTGCGCTGGGTGGACGCCGGGGCGCCGCTCGGCAACCCGGACGACCTGCCGCCGCCGATCGAGTGGCCGGCGGACGACATCTGGCGCCTCGCCGCCGAGTACGAGGAGCTCGGCGAGCCGGACCTCGTGGTCCGCTCGACCCCGTGGACGCAGCCGGCCGAGGGCCAGGACCAGTGGTACCAGCCCGTGGTCGAGACCGGGCTGACCGAGGATCGCTGGGTCAAGGCGCTCGAGGTGCGGCCGTCTCTGGAGGGCCGTCCCATCGTGCATCACGCGGTCACCTACCTGATGCAGGAGGAGAGCCCGGAGGACTTCGAGGCGGCCGTCGACGTGCCGGGCACCGGCTCCTACTTCACCGAGTTCGCGGTCGGCAAGATCGGCGACGTCTTCCGCGACAACACCGGCAAGCTGCTGAAGGCCGGCTCGCGGATCCGCTACGACCTCCACTACCACTCGGTGGGCGAGGAGATCACCGACTCGACGGAGCTCGGCATCTGGCTGTACCCGAAGGGCTACGTGCCGAAGTACCGCGTCTACGCGCAGGCGATGGGCGTGCGGCAGGCCATGCAGACGCTCGACATCCCGCCCGGCCAGGTGACCGAGCACGAGGCGTTCGTCCCGCTGCGGTTCCCGGCGCGGCTCGAGAACTTCCAGCCGCACATGCACATTCGAGGCAAGTCGATGGCGATGGAGGCGATCTACCCGAACGGCCGTACGGAGATGCTCAACTACGTCGACAAGTTCGACTTCAACTGGCACGTCAACTACGTCTACGCCGACCACTCCGCGCCGATCCTGCCGGCGGGCACCGTCATCAAGATCACGGCGTGGCACGACAACAGCACCGGCAACCGCGCCAACCCGGATCCGACGCAGTGGGTCGGCTGGGGCCAGCGCAGCTACGACGACATGTACCACGCGCACGTGAACGTGGTGTACCTCACCGACGAGGACTACGAGCAGATCGTCGCCGAGCGGACCGCGGCGACGGACAACGACTAG
- a CDS encoding class I SAM-dependent methyltransferase, translating to MADDTSHSVRRHLRVAIDAYDATIRQFIPGYEEMLHVAARELVRVASGLVLDLGGGTGALAEAILESGASGTVELIDVDREMLARARTRLEPYAGRVRFTETSFLAALPRCSGAAASLALHHVPTLEAKRALYRRIHDALDPGGVFVNADATMPADPAAGEAIWSAWADHMVRQGITRERAFRHFEEWAEEDTYFPLEDELAAVASAGFDAECVWREVGMTVVVGRKSG from the coding sequence ATGGCGGACGACACATCCCACTCCGTACGCCGTCATCTGCGCGTCGCCATCGACGCCTACGACGCGACGATCCGGCAGTTCATTCCCGGTTACGAGGAAATGCTCCACGTGGCCGCCCGCGAGTTGGTGCGCGTGGCCTCGGGCCTGGTGCTCGACCTCGGGGGCGGCACCGGGGCTCTCGCCGAGGCGATTCTCGAGTCGGGCGCGAGCGGGACCGTCGAGTTGATCGACGTGGACCGGGAGATGCTCGCGCGGGCCCGGACGAGGCTCGAGCCCTACGCAGGGCGCGTCCGTTTCACCGAAACGTCGTTCCTCGCGGCGTTGCCGCGCTGCAGCGGCGCTGCGGCGTCCCTGGCGCTGCACCACGTGCCGACGCTGGAGGCCAAGCGGGCACTCTACCGGCGGATCCACGATGCGCTCGATCCAGGCGGCGTCTTCGTCAACGCCGACGCCACTATGCCGGCGGATCCGGCGGCGGGCGAAGCGATCTGGAGCGCCTGGGCCGATCACATGGTGAGACAGGGCATCACCCGGGAGCGGGCCTTCCGGCACTTCGAGGAGTGGGCTGAGGAGGACACCTACTTCCCGCTCGAGGACGAGCTGGCGGCCGTTGCCTCGGCCGGCTTCGACGCCGAGTGCGTCTGGCGCGAGGTGGGAATGACGGTGGTGGTGGGCCGCAAGTCCGGCTGA